In a genomic window of Microbacterium amylolyticum:
- a CDS encoding GlxA family transcriptional regulator, translated as MRIGLIAIDGCFGSAIASIIDIVRVADGARGDVDPRIDPIELAILGPKRRVTTTASMTLSVDHPLSESGEFDVVVVPALGTLTAAATNDALQSRDARSVIASLGRLDEATTRIAAACTGVFAVAETGRMHHRRATTSWFLGPEFLKRYPTVALDLDTMVVADGNLVTAGAAFAHIDLALSLVRSISPDLAQHVAKLLIIDERPSQAAFVAYEHLRHEDPIVVEFERFVRARLDEPFNVDFVAQSLGTSRRTLERRVRAALNLSPLGFVQRLRIERARHLSATTDLTSAEIALRVGYANAETLRSLLRRERRRS; from the coding sequence ATGCGTATCGGACTGATCGCGATCGACGGCTGCTTCGGTTCGGCTATCGCGTCGATCATCGACATCGTGCGGGTGGCCGACGGAGCCCGCGGCGATGTCGACCCGCGGATCGACCCGATCGAACTCGCCATCCTCGGACCGAAACGACGAGTGACCACGACGGCATCGATGACCCTGTCGGTGGACCACCCGCTGTCGGAGTCCGGAGAGTTCGACGTGGTCGTCGTCCCTGCGCTTGGAACCCTTACGGCCGCCGCTACCAACGACGCCCTCCAGAGCCGAGATGCTCGTTCGGTCATCGCCTCGCTCGGGCGCCTCGACGAGGCGACCACCCGGATCGCCGCGGCGTGCACCGGCGTGTTCGCTGTCGCCGAGACCGGACGGATGCATCATCGGCGGGCGACGACCAGCTGGTTCCTGGGGCCGGAGTTCCTGAAGCGCTATCCGACCGTCGCCCTCGATCTCGACACCATGGTCGTGGCCGACGGGAACCTCGTTACCGCCGGCGCCGCGTTCGCCCACATCGACCTCGCGCTCTCACTCGTGCGATCGATCAGCCCCGACCTGGCCCAACATGTCGCCAAGCTCCTCATCATCGACGAGCGCCCGTCGCAGGCGGCCTTCGTCGCCTACGAACATCTCCGGCACGAGGACCCGATCGTCGTCGAGTTCGAACGCTTCGTGCGCGCCCGCCTGGACGAACCGTTCAACGTGGACTTCGTCGCGCAGTCGCTTGGCACCAGCCGGCGCACCCTCGAACGACGAGTCCGTGCGGCGCTTAACCTCAGTCCGCTCGGCTTCGTCCAACGGCTTCGCATCGAACGAGCTCGGCACCTCTCAGCAACCACGGACCTCACCTCCGCCGAGATCGCGCTACGGGTCGGCTACGCGAACGCCGAGACTCTGCGCTCCCTCCTGCGCAGGGAGCGACGCCGTTCCTGA
- a CDS encoding GNAT family N-acetyltransferase produces MREIRDLDTVELILEAQGVLDAIRGPERVVDAGTLRALQQAGNYAVGFFDEGRMIGASVAFFGAPATRSMHSHITALLPEFRGRGWGRELKEHQRQWALSKGVGNITWTFDPLVARNAHFFLTVLGARVTDYVVNQYGIFGGGDAGDESDRLDVKWKLAEIAAPPAPEDVVETLEIPDNVEDMRETDPAMAHEWRMRVRREMGVLSNRGLVIAGFDPERGYLFTS; encoded by the coding sequence ATGCGTGAGATCCGCGATCTGGACACCGTCGAACTAATTCTTGAGGCGCAGGGAGTGCTGGATGCGATCCGTGGCCCCGAAAGGGTTGTGGATGCAGGAACGTTGCGTGCCCTGCAGCAGGCAGGGAACTATGCCGTCGGGTTCTTCGACGAGGGGCGGATGATCGGCGCGTCTGTGGCCTTCTTCGGCGCTCCGGCAACGCGATCAATGCACTCGCACATCACGGCGCTGCTGCCGGAGTTCCGCGGACGCGGCTGGGGACGAGAGCTCAAGGAACACCAGCGCCAGTGGGCGCTGAGCAAGGGCGTCGGGAACATCACCTGGACGTTCGATCCGCTCGTTGCGCGCAACGCGCACTTCTTCCTGACCGTGCTCGGCGCGCGGGTGACCGACTACGTCGTCAACCAATACGGCATCTTCGGCGGCGGCGACGCGGGTGATGAGTCCGACCGGCTCGATGTGAAGTGGAAGCTGGCCGAAATCGCTGCGCCTCCTGCGCCCGAGGACGTTGTGGAAACGCTCGAGATCCCCGACAACGTCGAAGACATGCGTGAGACCGACCCCGCGATGGCACACGAGTGGCGGATGCGTGTTCGCCGCGAAATGGGTGTTCTCAGCAACCGCGGCCTCGTGATCGCCGGATTCGACCCTGAGCGCGGCTACCTCTTCACGTCGTAA
- a CDS encoding glycine--tRNA ligase, translating to MAEQSRLDKVIALARHRGFVFQAGEIYGGSRSAWDYGPLGTELKENIRRQWWQTFVRGRGDMVGLDSSIVLPSKVWEASGHVGTFNDEVVESTTTHKRYRADHLWERFQEKHGRDPEGWHEIPNPDTGERGAWTEPRKFSGLVKSYLGVVDDASGLHYLRPETAQGIFTNFANVVTAARKKPPFGIGQVGKAFRNEVTPGNFIFRTREFEQMEIEFFTAPDEAPEWFDHWVEACWNWFVDLGINPDNMRRLDVPDGERAHYSDRTIDVEYNFGFVGGGWGELMGVANRTDFDLKNHIEHSGANLHYFDQASGEKYVPYVIEPSFGLTRSMMAFLVDAYTEEEVPNAKGGTDKRTVLKLDPRLAPTKIAVLPLSRNEKLSPLARKVAADLRGSWNVDFDDAGAIGRRYRRQDEIGTPLCVTVDFDSLDDNAVTVRDRDTMSQERVSLDTLYGYLAERLRGA from the coding sequence GTGGCCGAACAGTCCCGCCTTGACAAGGTCATCGCCCTCGCCCGCCACCGCGGGTTCGTTTTTCAAGCGGGTGAGATCTACGGCGGTTCTCGCTCCGCCTGGGACTACGGCCCCCTCGGCACCGAGCTGAAGGAGAACATCCGTCGCCAGTGGTGGCAGACGTTCGTGCGCGGCCGCGGCGACATGGTGGGCCTGGACAGCTCGATTGTGCTTCCCAGCAAGGTGTGGGAAGCGTCGGGCCACGTCGGCACGTTCAACGATGAGGTCGTCGAATCGACCACCACCCACAAGCGGTACCGCGCCGATCACCTCTGGGAGAGGTTCCAGGAGAAGCACGGACGTGACCCTGAGGGCTGGCACGAGATCCCCAACCCGGACACGGGCGAGCGCGGCGCATGGACCGAGCCCCGCAAGTTCTCCGGCCTGGTCAAGAGCTACCTGGGTGTCGTCGACGATGCCTCGGGTCTGCACTATCTGCGCCCCGAGACGGCGCAGGGTATCTTCACGAACTTCGCGAACGTCGTCACCGCCGCTCGCAAGAAGCCGCCGTTCGGTATCGGGCAGGTGGGTAAGGCCTTCCGCAACGAGGTCACGCCCGGAAACTTCATTTTCCGTACCCGCGAGTTCGAGCAGATGGAGATCGAGTTCTTCACGGCGCCCGACGAGGCACCCGAGTGGTTCGATCACTGGGTCGAGGCCTGCTGGAACTGGTTCGTTGACCTGGGCATCAACCCCGACAACATGCGCCGCCTGGACGTGCCCGACGGCGAGCGCGCGCACTACTCCGACCGCACGATCGATGTTGAGTACAACTTCGGTTTCGTCGGCGGCGGATGGGGCGAGCTGATGGGTGTGGCCAACCGCACCGATTTCGACCTCAAGAATCACATCGAGCACTCGGGCGCCAACCTGCACTACTTCGACCAGGCCTCTGGCGAGAAGTACGTCCCGTATGTGATCGAGCCCTCCTTCGGCCTGACGCGTTCGATGATGGCGTTCCTCGTCGATGCGTACACGGAGGAGGAAGTGCCCAACGCCAAGGGCGGTACCGACAAGCGCACCGTCCTGAAGCTCGACCCGCGTTTGGCGCCGACGAAGATCGCCGTGTTGCCGCTCAGCCGTAACGAGAAGCTGTCGCCGCTTGCCCGCAAGGTCGCGGCCGATCTGCGCGGTTCGTGGAATGTGGACTTCGACGATGCCGGCGCGATCGGTCGCCGCTACCGCCGTCAGGACGAGATCGGAACGCCGCTGTGCGTCACGGTCGACTTCGACAGCCTTGACGACAACGCCGTCACTGTGCGTGACCGCGACACGATGTCGCAGGAGCGCGTGTCCCTCGATACGCTCTACGGTTACCTGGCCGAGCGCCTTCGCGGAGCGTAG
- a CDS encoding DUF1801 domain-containing protein, with the protein MEDIAEFIAQVTPAKRKRDAETLLALMAEVTGEKPILTGSIIGFGTYHYRYASGREGDAPATGFAPRKPATTIYLMDGVDAHAEELAHFGPHTSGVGCLYVKDLDVCDTAALRRVIARSYRTLTAGVFGQRASESGE; encoded by the coding sequence ATGGAGGACATCGCGGAGTTCATTGCTCAGGTCACACCCGCCAAGAGAAAGCGAGACGCCGAAACGCTCCTCGCGCTCATGGCGGAGGTCACGGGGGAGAAACCCATTCTGACGGGATCCATCATCGGTTTCGGCACCTACCACTACCGCTATGCCTCGGGCCGCGAAGGCGACGCTCCGGCTACCGGGTTCGCGCCGCGCAAGCCTGCGACGACCATCTACCTCATGGACGGCGTCGACGCGCACGCAGAGGAGCTGGCGCATTTCGGTCCGCACACGTCGGGCGTCGGTTGCCTGTACGTGAAGGATCTCGATGTGTGCGACACCGCGGCGCTCCGCCGAGTCATCGCGCGGTCATATCGGACGCTGACGGCCGGGGTGTTCGGGCAACGCGCAAGCGAGAGCGGCGAATGA
- a CDS encoding squalene cyclase, which yields MKLSVERRVGRDVLEWLLETDPALRWQVERDLADAPEHVWRETRERTAHEGYGARLLALQDDDGQWSGGASVPAPGSAGAPEPGDPERAWTATTWALNALRQWGVPVAALGDTADRLEKNCRWEYGDMPFWVGEIDVCNNAFTLSNGVWLGRDMSDLAQWFVEHQVAEGGWNCDWVEGSTRASVHSTLNALVGLLDVERKTGGTDAIRAARAAAEDYLLQRALTYRASTGEPIVRDADHFTYPVRWRYSLLRALDYFRAANRYEGGDHAGRLGDAIDIVESLRQPDGRWLQGPVEPGRVWFTVDVPEGQASPWLTFYALRILRWWDEV from the coding sequence ATGAAGCTCAGTGTGGAGCGACGGGTAGGCCGAGACGTTCTCGAGTGGCTGCTCGAGACGGATCCCGCCCTGCGCTGGCAGGTGGAACGCGATCTCGCGGATGCTCCGGAGCACGTGTGGCGTGAGACGCGAGAGCGCACCGCACACGAGGGATACGGTGCGCGGCTTCTGGCGTTGCAGGACGACGATGGGCAGTGGTCAGGTGGCGCCTCCGTTCCCGCTCCGGGATCCGCGGGTGCTCCCGAACCGGGAGATCCCGAGCGTGCCTGGACCGCCACGACGTGGGCGCTGAACGCCTTGCGGCAGTGGGGCGTTCCAGTGGCTGCGCTCGGTGATACGGCGGACCGGCTCGAGAAAAACTGTCGCTGGGAATACGGCGACATGCCCTTCTGGGTGGGGGAAATCGACGTCTGCAACAACGCCTTTACGCTGTCAAACGGTGTGTGGCTGGGGCGGGATATGTCCGACCTCGCGCAGTGGTTCGTCGAGCACCAGGTCGCCGAGGGCGGCTGGAACTGCGACTGGGTGGAGGGATCCACGCGCGCATCCGTGCACTCCACGCTGAACGCTCTCGTCGGTCTCCTTGACGTCGAGCGCAAGACCGGTGGCACCGATGCGATCCGCGCCGCACGAGCCGCAGCGGAGGACTATCTGCTGCAGCGGGCGCTGACGTACCGTGCGTCCACGGGCGAGCCGATTGTCCGGGACGCGGACCACTTCACGTACCCGGTGCGGTGGCGGTACTCGCTTCTGCGGGCGCTCGACTATTTCCGCGCGGCGAACCGCTACGAGGGAGGTGACCATGCAGGGCGCTTAGGAGACGCAATCGACATCGTCGAGTCGCTGCGGCAACCCGACGGGCGTTGGCTGCAGGGTCCCGTCGAGCCCGGGCGCGTGTGGTTCACGGTGGACGTGCCGGAGGGGCAGGCGTCGCCGTGGCTGACGTTCTATGCGCTCCGCATCCTGCGGTGGTGGGACGAGGTGTGA
- a CDS encoding glutamyl-tRNA reductase codes for MSASHKTAPFELLERLSAHTNPVAPLIAQAHDSVDGAVVLSTCNRFEAYIDINQPAAAAHDSGVAVARDAIARATGVAAEELTGSYEVKTGAKVAEHLFSVASGLESVVVGEGEIGGQVRRALDEARQTGTASSELERLFQRATETQKSVKNSTALGRAGRSLVRLALDLADSRIADWSEIRVLLVGTGAYAAATLAAVRDRGVAEIQVYSPSGRAQFATKHGLAQVSDENFPATAANVDIVITCTSREEPVVNAKVLRAGGYDRRSLVIDLGLPRNVDPDVAEVTGVTLLDLETIRLHAPLEELQATDAAREIVRDAAEKYLAKGRQQTAQPAVVALRKHVFEVLERELARDKSGDPNIEQALRHFTGMLLHTPTVRAQEAAIEGRAAEVFDAIETLFGIDARPAFASAAPPAECPAHQLHAG; via the coding sequence GTGTCCGCGAGTCACAAGACCGCCCCTTTCGAGCTCCTCGAACGGTTGAGCGCGCACACAAACCCCGTTGCTCCTCTGATCGCACAGGCGCACGACAGCGTCGACGGCGCCGTTGTGCTGTCCACCTGCAACCGTTTCGAGGCGTACATCGACATCAATCAGCCCGCCGCCGCTGCGCACGATTCCGGCGTGGCCGTCGCCCGCGATGCCATCGCCCGCGCAACGGGCGTCGCCGCAGAAGAACTGACGGGATCGTACGAGGTCAAGACCGGGGCCAAGGTTGCCGAGCACCTCTTCTCCGTGGCGTCCGGGCTGGAATCGGTTGTTGTCGGCGAGGGCGAGATCGGCGGACAGGTGCGCCGCGCACTCGACGAAGCCCGGCAGACCGGAACGGCGTCCAGCGAGCTTGAGCGCCTGTTCCAGCGCGCAACCGAAACGCAGAAGTCCGTGAAGAACTCCACGGCGCTCGGCAGAGCCGGCCGATCGCTGGTACGCCTCGCCCTCGATCTCGCCGATAGCCGCATTGCCGACTGGTCCGAGATTCGCGTACTCCTCGTGGGAACCGGCGCCTACGCGGCAGCAACTCTTGCCGCCGTGCGCGATCGCGGCGTTGCCGAGATCCAGGTGTACTCCCCCTCCGGCCGCGCCCAGTTCGCCACAAAACATGGCCTCGCGCAGGTCTCGGATGAGAACTTCCCCGCAACGGCCGCGAACGTCGACATCGTCATCACCTGTACGTCGCGCGAAGAGCCGGTTGTGAACGCCAAGGTGCTGCGCGCCGGCGGATACGATCGCCGCTCGCTGGTGATCGACCTGGGGCTCCCCCGCAACGTCGACCCCGATGTGGCAGAGGTCACCGGCGTCACCCTGCTCGATCTCGAAACGATCCGCCTGCACGCGCCGCTGGAAGAGCTTCAGGCCACCGACGCCGCGCGTGAGATCGTGCGCGACGCCGCCGAAAAGTACCTCGCGAAGGGCCGCCAGCAGACCGCTCAGCCCGCCGTCGTCGCCCTCCGTAAGCACGTCTTCGAGGTGCTGGAACGCGAGCTGGCCCGCGACAAGAGTGGCGACCCGAACATCGAGCAGGCCCTGCGCCACTTCACCGGCATGCTCCTGCACACGCCGACGGTTCGCGCCCAGGAGGCCGCCATCGAAGGACGTGCCGCCGAGGTCTTCGACGCCATCGAAACCCTCTTCGGCATCGATGCCCGCCCCGCCTTCGCATCAGCCGCCCCTCCCGCGGAGTGCCCCGCGCACCAGCTGCACGCAGGCTAA
- a CDS encoding AI-2E family transporter, producing MTPERTAGPAMPPVIRVLVVVAAVIAVLAGLWVTRGIFGPLALAAIIVIICYPIGPAIVKRGAPRWAGATAVILLSYLVLAVLAALMTWAIMEFIRLVTDLAPEFTRMTQDVYAWMVDLGVEAVIGSEVTSIFSASNIIGYVTALSSSAFSITIAFFFVLAYVIFMGVDSARYARAEEAFGARVRPILQRMRAYCSSVRRYFVVNASFGFVTAIIDGVALYLLDIPAPVVWAILSFVTNFIPNIGFVLGVAPPAILALVVGDWVTMVAVLAIYCVANVTLQVLIQPKFISDAVGLSLTLSFFSVIFWTTVLGPLGAILSIPLTLLGRALILESDPSTSWLRWLSGDEQAADSPLKPRSRWA from the coding sequence ATGACGCCTGAACGAACCGCGGGCCCCGCCATGCCGCCCGTGATCCGCGTACTCGTGGTGGTTGCGGCCGTTATCGCCGTTCTCGCGGGGCTGTGGGTCACACGCGGAATCTTCGGGCCCCTCGCGCTCGCGGCCATTATCGTCATCATTTGCTATCCGATCGGGCCGGCAATCGTGAAGCGCGGAGCACCGCGCTGGGCCGGGGCAACGGCGGTCATCCTGCTGTCGTATCTCGTTCTCGCCGTGCTGGCTGCTCTGATGACGTGGGCGATCATGGAGTTCATCCGCCTGGTCACCGACCTCGCGCCCGAGTTCACGCGGATGACGCAGGATGTCTACGCGTGGATGGTGGACCTGGGAGTCGAAGCGGTCATCGGCAGCGAGGTCACGTCGATCTTCAGCGCGTCGAACATCATCGGCTATGTCACCGCGCTCTCCTCCAGCGCCTTCAGCATCACGATCGCTTTCTTCTTCGTTCTGGCCTACGTGATCTTCATGGGCGTCGACTCGGCACGCTACGCGCGTGCCGAGGAAGCCTTCGGTGCCCGCGTGCGGCCGATCCTGCAGAGGATGCGTGCCTACTGCTCCAGCGTGCGGCGGTACTTCGTTGTCAACGCATCGTTCGGATTCGTCACCGCGATCATCGATGGCGTTGCTCTGTACCTGCTCGACATTCCCGCCCCGGTCGTCTGGGCGATTTTGTCGTTCGTGACGAACTTCATCCCGAACATCGGCTTCGTTTTGGGGGTTGCGCCGCCGGCGATCCTGGCCCTCGTTGTCGGAGACTGGGTCACGATGGTCGCGGTTCTCGCCATCTACTGCGTTGCCAACGTCACGCTGCAGGTCTTGATCCAGCCGAAGTTCATCTCCGATGCCGTTGGTCTGAGCCTCACGCTGAGCTTTTTCTCGGTGATCTTCTGGACAACGGTCCTCGGTCCGCTTGGCGCCATTCTCTCCATTCCGCTCACGCTTCTGGGGCGCGCGCTGATTTTGGAGTCCGACCCGTCGACGTCCTGGCTGAGATGGCTCTCCGGCGATGAACAGGCAGCCGACAGCCCGCTGAAACCCCGTTCCCGCTGGGCATAA
- the hemE gene encoding uroporphyrinogen decarboxylase, whose protein sequence is MALPDAPLIRALRGDRPATTPIWFMRQAGRSLPEYRELRVGTQMLDACLTPYLAAEITLQPVRRHGVDAGIFFSDIVVPVLLAGLDVEIVPGRGPVFADPIRTADDVARVTSVSPQLVAEKSEPIREAVRLAVAELEQSGKPLIGFAGAPFTLAAYMVEGGPSKEHLRARAMMHADPDSWHRLASWLSEVSATFLGAQVEAGASAVQLFDSWAGSLAPADYREFVAPHSQRALAGITDVPRIHFGVGTGPILADMTLGGTADAVGVDWRLPLDEAAAIVGPDITVQGNIDPAMLQAPWDVLEAHVRDVVARGKSARAHVVNLGHGVPPETDPTVLTRIVELVHSI, encoded by the coding sequence ATGGCTCTCCCCGACGCACCGCTGATCCGCGCCCTGCGCGGCGACCGACCCGCCACCACCCCGATCTGGTTCATGCGCCAGGCCGGAAGGTCACTGCCCGAGTATCGCGAGCTGCGCGTCGGAACGCAGATGCTTGACGCCTGTCTCACGCCCTATCTGGCGGCGGAAATCACACTGCAGCCGGTGCGACGGCACGGCGTCGACGCGGGGATCTTTTTCAGCGACATCGTCGTTCCCGTGCTGCTGGCGGGGCTGGACGTGGAGATCGTCCCCGGCCGCGGTCCCGTTTTCGCGGATCCGATCCGCACGGCGGACGACGTCGCCCGCGTCACGAGCGTGTCTCCGCAGCTGGTCGCCGAGAAGTCGGAGCCGATCCGCGAGGCCGTGCGGCTTGCGGTGGCCGAGCTGGAGCAGTCGGGCAAGCCGCTCATCGGTTTTGCCGGAGCCCCCTTCACGCTCGCCGCCTATATGGTCGAGGGCGGTCCGTCCAAGGAACACCTGCGCGCTCGCGCGATGATGCATGCCGACCCCGACTCCTGGCACCGTCTCGCCTCCTGGCTGTCCGAGGTGTCGGCGACCTTCCTGGGCGCGCAGGTGGAAGCGGGCGCATCGGCCGTGCAGCTGTTCGACTCGTGGGCGGGTTCTCTCGCTCCGGCCGACTACCGAGAGTTCGTTGCGCCGCATTCGCAGCGCGCACTCGCCGGCATCACGGATGTGCCCCGTATCCACTTCGGCGTCGGAACAGGGCCGATTTTGGCGGACATGACGCTGGGGGGCACCGCTGACGCTGTTGGCGTTGACTGGCGCCTTCCGCTCGACGAGGCGGCCGCGATCGTCGGCCCCGACATCACGGTGCAAGGGAACATTGATCCCGCAATGCTGCAGGCGCCGTGGGACGTTCTCGAGGCGCACGTTCGTGACGTTGTTGCCCGCGGAAAGTCGGCGCGCGCTCACGTGGTGAACCTCGGTCATGGAGTTCCCCCCGAAACCGACCCGACGGTGCTCACCCGCATCGTTGAGCTCGTTCACTCGATCTAA
- a CDS encoding protoporphyrinogen/coproporphyrinogen oxidase translates to MTDGIDLLALRDRAAECRIVVIGGGIGGLVSALEFAKLGIRVTVLEAAEHCGGALRSGEVAGLTLDLGAESFATRGGHVAALIEELGLSDDVVSPEHGVGGAWVAGIPGVGAAPLPRGGVLGIPGNPFADDVRRVIGWGGAWRAYLDRLRPVLTIGHASSLGKLVRSRLGTRVLDRLVAPVTSGVYSASPDDIDPDVAAPGLNTAITRAGSLTGAVLDLSSQRASAPGGAVQGLSGGMYRLVAALVERIEHLGGEVRTSVPVAELMRDGEGWIVRCEAIEGHDEESETIAADAVVVATDEKTARELIAPHTDGALSALPPVAGPVVDIVTLVVRSPALVDAPRGTGVLTVPGSHRAKALTHASAKWAWVREQAGAGVHVIRVSFGTASEQPATDGLTPDNAALLALEEASSLLGVALTRQQLLGHRTERYAQSQPAAMIGLREQTDAARAAIRSARHVGSVGAWLSGTGLAQVVPDAIEEADRVRRALLFAP, encoded by the coding sequence ATGACCGACGGAATCGACCTGCTCGCGCTGCGCGATCGGGCGGCTGAGTGCCGCATTGTCGTCATCGGCGGCGGAATCGGCGGGCTTGTCTCTGCGCTGGAGTTCGCCAAGCTCGGCATACGCGTGACGGTTCTCGAGGCCGCGGAGCACTGCGGAGGCGCACTCCGTTCCGGTGAGGTCGCCGGGCTCACCCTGGACCTTGGCGCCGAGAGCTTTGCTACGCGCGGCGGCCACGTTGCGGCGCTGATCGAGGAACTCGGGCTGAGCGACGATGTCGTTTCTCCGGAACATGGCGTTGGCGGCGCGTGGGTGGCCGGCATCCCGGGGGTGGGCGCGGCACCGTTACCGCGCGGCGGTGTTCTCGGCATCCCTGGCAACCCCTTCGCAGACGATGTGCGGCGCGTGATCGGCTGGGGCGGCGCCTGGCGCGCATACCTCGACCGTCTTCGTCCCGTGCTCACGATCGGGCACGCGAGTTCGCTCGGAAAGCTGGTTCGATCGCGACTTGGAACGCGTGTTCTCGACCGCCTCGTCGCGCCCGTCACGAGCGGTGTGTACTCAGCGTCGCCCGACGACATCGATCCCGATGTGGCGGCCCCCGGCCTGAACACGGCCATCACCCGCGCCGGCTCTCTAACCGGCGCTGTGCTCGACCTCTCGTCGCAGCGCGCGAGCGCACCCGGAGGGGCGGTGCAGGGCCTGAGCGGCGGAATGTACCGCCTCGTCGCGGCTCTCGTGGAACGAATCGAGCACCTCGGCGGCGAGGTGCGTACGTCGGTCCCCGTTGCGGAGCTGATGCGCGACGGCGAGGGGTGGATCGTCCGCTGCGAGGCGATTGAGGGGCACGACGAGGAGTCCGAGACCATCGCGGCGGACGCCGTTGTTGTCGCAACGGACGAGAAGACGGCGCGGGAGCTCATCGCCCCGCACACGGACGGTGCGCTCAGCGCGCTGCCGCCGGTGGCCGGCCCCGTTGTCGACATTGTCACCCTCGTCGTGCGCAGTCCGGCTCTCGTTGACGCACCGCGCGGAACGGGCGTTCTCACAGTTCCCGGATCCCACCGTGCGAAAGCGCTCACTCACGCGAGCGCCAAGTGGGCCTGGGTCCGCGAACAGGCGGGAGCGGGCGTTCACGTCATTCGCGTGTCGTTCGGCACGGCATCTGAACAACCGGCGACGGACGGCCTGACACCCGACAACGCCGCGCTTCTTGCTCTGGAGGAGGCCAGTTCGCTGCTCGGGGTTGCTCTGACCCGCCAGCAGTTGCTCGGGCACCGCACCGAACGCTACGCACAGTCGCAGCCCGCCGCCATGATCGGACTGCGCGAACAAACGGACGCGGCACGCGCCGCGATCCGCAGTGCGCGGCACGTGGGATCTGTCGGCGCCTGGCTGTCCGGAACGGGCCTCGCTCAGGTCGTTCCTGACGCGATCGAGGAGGCCGATCGCGTGCGCCGGGCCCTCCTTTTTGCCCCGTGA
- a CDS encoding phage holin family protein translates to MAKKTPGPSPIRDRADDSLLSLIADVPELVKNLLRAEFAAIKTYAIQLIKHGGFTALWAFAALFFLFWTIPAFLAFFTIFLALWLPLWASALIVLGIGVVMIAVCGICAYLFHIRKIQKLESPGAAAKADAAIVKEFADEF, encoded by the coding sequence ATGGCCAAGAAAACGCCTGGTCCGTCACCGATCCGCGATCGCGCCGACGACAGCTTGCTGTCCCTGATCGCCGACGTTCCCGAGCTGGTCAAGAATCTTCTCCGTGCCGAGTTCGCGGCGATCAAGACATATGCCATTCAGCTCATCAAACACGGTGGCTTCACCGCACTGTGGGCATTCGCCGCTCTCTTCTTCCTGTTCTGGACGATTCCGGCATTCCTGGCGTTTTTCACGATCTTCCTCGCGCTGTGGCTGCCCCTGTGGGCATCCGCGTTGATCGTGCTCGGCATCGGGGTGGTCATGATTGCCGTGTGCGGCATCTGTGCCTACCTCTTCCACATCCGGAAGATCCAGAAGCTGGAGAGCCCGGGAGCGGCCGCAAAGGCCGACGCCGCGATCGTGAAGGAGTTTGCCGATGAGTTCTGA
- the hemQ gene encoding hydrogen peroxide-dependent heme synthase → MADFVAPSGDNYSLWTVWRRDPHHPVLTDDTAELDALVSQLAAEGVTVRGFYDVSGMRADADLMIWLHGAVPEDLQKATRRLRRTELLQNLLPTWHAMAVHRDAEFNKRHVPGYLRGEQARGWLTVYPFVRSYEWYLLPDAERREMLADHGRKGSVFTNVVANTMASFALGDYEWMLPLESDDLTALVDMMRELRYTEARRHVREEVPFYTGRRIPVSDIAEVLR, encoded by the coding sequence ATGGCCGATTTCGTTGCTCCCTCCGGCGATAACTACAGTCTGTGGACCGTCTGGCGGCGGGACCCTCATCATCCCGTTCTGACGGACGACACGGCGGAACTCGACGCCCTTGTTTCGCAGCTCGCTGCGGAGGGCGTCACCGTTCGTGGTTTCTACGATGTCAGTGGCATGCGCGCCGACGCCGATCTGATGATCTGGCTGCACGGTGCCGTTCCAGAAGATCTCCAAAAGGCGACCCGTCGTCTCCGTCGCACGGAGCTGTTGCAGAACCTGCTGCCCACGTGGCACGCCATGGCAGTGCACCGCGACGCCGAATTCAATAAGCGTCATGTTCCCGGGTATCTGCGCGGCGAGCAGGCCCGCGGCTGGCTCACGGTTTATCCCTTCGTGCGCAGCTATGAGTGGTATTTGCTGCCCGATGCTGAGCGTCGCGAGATGCTCGCCGATCACGGCCGCAAGGGCTCCGTTTTCACCAACGTCGTTGCTAACACGATGGCGTCGTTCGCCCTCGGCGACTACGAGTGGATGCTTCCGCTGGAATCCGACGACCTCACAGCGCTCGTCGACATGATGCGCGAGCTGCGGTACACCGAGGCGCGACGCCACGTTCGCGAGGAGGTGCCGTTCTACACCGGGCGGCGGATCCCCGTGTCCGACATCGCTGAGGTTCTCCGGTAG